A section of the [Chlorobium] sp. 445 genome encodes:
- the glyA gene encoding serine hydroxymethyltransferase (catalyzes the reaction of glycine with 5,10-methylenetetrahydrofolate to form L-serine and tetrahydrofolate), with translation MFESIRAQDPELFAAIQSELDRQTETIELIASENFASRAVMEASGSVMTNKYAEGYPGKRYYGGCEFVDIAENLARERAKKLFGAEYANVQPHSGSNANMAVFFAVLKPGDRILGFDLTHGGHLTHGSPVNFSGKLYDAHFYGVEQDSGRIDMNKVADKAREVKPKLIICGASAYSRDWDYKAFREIADSLGAFLLADIAHPAGLIATGLLNNPLPYCHFVTTTTHKTLRGPRGGMILMGKDFENPFGIKVKTKTGERLKMMSEVLDTEVMPGVQGGPLMHIIAAKAVAFAEDLKPEYKDYTEQVQRNAKAMAAKLMAMGYHVISGGTDNHLMLIDLRNKNISGKDAEHLLHKAGITLNKNMVPFDDKSAFVTSGIRIGTPAMTTRGFKEQDFEEVAELIDRVITSANSARIEQVCTEVRQEVKELTAKFPLYDFTAV, from the coding sequence ATGTTTGAGAGCATTCGCGCGCAAGACCCCGAACTGTTTGCTGCTATACAAAGCGAGCTCGATAGGCAAACCGAAACTATTGAACTCATTGCGTCTGAAAACTTTGCAAGCCGCGCTGTGATGGAAGCCTCGGGCTCTGTGATGACCAACAAGTACGCTGAAGGCTATCCAGGCAAGCGATACTATGGCGGCTGCGAGTTTGTCGACATAGCCGAAAATTTGGCGCGCGAGCGTGCTAAAAAACTCTTCGGTGCCGAATACGCTAATGTACAACCGCATTCTGGCTCAAATGCTAACATGGCGGTTTTCTTTGCCGTGCTCAAACCCGGCGACCGCATCTTAGGCTTCGATCTCACGCACGGCGGACACCTCACACACGGCTCACCTGTGAATTTCTCAGGCAAACTCTATGATGCACATTTCTATGGCGTAGAGCAAGACTCGGGCAGAATTGATATGAACAAAGTTGCCGATAAAGCACGAGAAGTAAAGCCCAAACTGATAATTTGCGGCGCTAGCGCCTACTCACGCGATTGGGATTACAAAGCATTCCGAGAAATTGCCGATTCGCTGGGAGCATTCTTACTGGCTGACATTGCTCATCCTGCTGGACTCATTGCGACAGGGCTACTCAATAATCCGCTGCCTTACTGCCACTTTGTAACCACAACAACACACAAAACGCTGCGAGGACCACGTGGCGGAATGATTCTAATGGGCAAAGACTTCGAAAATCCGTTCGGTATCAAAGTCAAAACCAAAACGGGCGAGCGCTTGAAGATGATGTCAGAAGTTCTGGATACAGAAGTCATGCCCGGTGTGCAAGGCGGACCGCTGATGCATATCATCGCAGCAAAAGCAGTAGCTTTCGCTGAAGACTTAAAGCCAGAATACAAGGACTACACCGAGCAAGTTCAGCGCAATGCCAAAGCCATGGCAGCAAAGCTTATGGCAATGGGCTACCACGTCATTTCTGGCGGTACAGACAATCACTTAATGCTGATTGATTTGCGCAATAAGAACATCAGTGGCAAAGACGCCGAGCATCTCTTGCATAAAGCAGGCATTACACTTAACAAAAATATGGTGCCGTTTGACGATAAAAGCGCATTTGTAACCAGCGGAATTCGCATCGGCACACCAGCGATGACCACGCGCGGATTCAAAGAGCAAGACTTTGAAGAAGTCGCAGAACTTATCGATCGCGTGATAACAAGTGCAAACAGTGCGAGAATCGAGCAAGTCTGTACGGAAGTGCGCCAAGAAGTAAAAGAACTCACGGCAAAATTCCCACTCTACGACTTTACCGCTGTGTGA